A single Defluviitalea saccharophila DNA region contains:
- the fcl gene encoding GDP-L-fucose synthase gives MEKESKIYVAGHNGLVGSAIVRKLKTKGYTNLILRTHEELDLINQQAVKEFFKEEKPEYVFLAAAKVGGIQANNTYPADFIYENLMIECNVIRSAYEHGVEKLLFLGSSCIYPKMAPQPMKEEYLLAGYLEPTNEAYALAKISGLKMCQYFNRQYGTNYISVMPTNLYGPNDNFDLDNSHVLPALIRKFHEAKEENKPFVEIWGTGNPRREFLHVDDMADACVYLMETYNQDEFLNVGTGKEVTIKELAEIIKQVVGYEGELRFNSSKPEGTPRKLLDVSRLHEKGWHHSIELKEGIKDTYRWFLDNEERIRGK, from the coding sequence ATGGAAAAAGAAAGTAAGATATATGTCGCAGGTCATAATGGACTAGTTGGTTCAGCTATAGTACGAAAATTAAAGACAAAAGGATATACTAATTTAATATTAAGAACTCATGAAGAATTGGATTTAATTAATCAACAGGCAGTGAAAGAATTTTTTAAAGAAGAAAAACCAGAATATGTTTTTTTAGCTGCCGCTAAGGTTGGTGGTATTCAAGCAAACAACACATATCCAGCTGATTTTATTTATGAGAATTTAATGATTGAATGTAATGTAATTCGAAGTGCTTATGAACATGGTGTTGAAAAATTGTTGTTTCTTGGGAGTTCGTGTATTTATCCTAAGATGGCTCCACAACCAATGAAAGAAGAATATTTGTTAGCAGGATATTTAGAGCCTACAAATGAAGCATATGCACTGGCTAAGATATCAGGATTAAAAATGTGTCAATATTTTAATAGACAATATGGAACGAATTATATAAGTGTTATGCCTACTAATTTATATGGTCCTAATGATAATTTTGATTTAGATAATTCTCATGTATTGCCAGCTTTAATTAGAAAATTTCATGAAGCGAAAGAAGAAAACAAACCATTTGTAGAAATATGGGGGACGGGAAATCCACGTAGAGAGTTTCTGCATGTAGATGATATGGCTGATGCATGTGTTTATTTAATGGAGACATATAATCAAGATGAATTTTTAAATGTAGGAACTGGAAAAGAAGTAACAATTAAAGAATTAGCAGAAATTATTAAACAAGTGGTTGGATATGAGGGAGAACTTAGATTTAATTCTAGTAAGCCAGAGGGAACGCCTAGAAAGCTATTGGACGTTTCAAGATTACATGAGAAAGGCTGGCATCACTCTATAGAATTGAAGGAAGGCATTAAAGATACATATAGATGGTTTTTAGATAATGAGGAGAGAATAAGAGGAAAATAG
- a CDS encoding O-antigen ligase family protein encodes MNKIKQSLISIIILLFWIMSIIDFFGAFKFNIALSDLFVILLGIIYLIDIRQFRFKKDFPHWWYFFLLLVALFISNIAALCFKDINAVGTMGIVSEIIKFLIIGVYFFVGYNSFSDQKSFNKIIKIWIIGLWLNIMLGLLVQFNYFLGNNILWHNTISTNDRFLGGFTDANLAGTYLTLSFFIVIIFIKLYRSKIYQLVGFITLVLTVFCIFMTQSRGSLAGFLVALGLYTLWNIKKLYKLVILILPLLLIVYFGFVDVDYTLFDESLLTSIEERLESAIQGEGQFLIRKNLSLASLRMGLDHPLLGVGRGNFILNSKPYIDELYDKRDDFIYNESIRSLPHNTFAGIFAEMGLIGLTIFSSIFILLLYKMWNNKNKINTVFFFALIGFGIQSLVLSLENFRGLWLLMGILFILQEIDIDISEEVQGVNINRGVIAYGVISLMVFSGLYIDVARKIPKKIVVGDEELVYSIDAKEQNQTYLLEYSLEDKAKDGTTCIQVYEKFPDGTESLLYQYQYTNANGIGKLSLERSKNVNNYIIKLKGIYNNENEYGKIKLSSLRYKIGDKVYPLHEYKYMPTWLEKIFIQKQWIWKKDIKYSIVEKSFPVWLSENIQLHDIKVNNEDITFYMSSQALVQEDKSLILEYQVDNINKSLSENHSFMRTYLINPKTSTWEIGKEYEFTIPLEGSGEDYKLQAYLNGSNDKKFPIGIFTPDSDSLVDYLNAVTHNQLVLISIKDEGTVGLTPEVTDAMRKLGFECLLKGKYRWSYLAIGGKIEGIGVIESLDDAALELKLNKGSKLGNITIPFELHMKSAGFDTGNISSIVIDGHEYSQNERGMNIVVYDLNKKEVVDSTYFDTHLSIYR; translated from the coding sequence ATGAATAAAATAAAGCAAAGTTTAATATCTATTATAATTTTATTATTTTGGATAATGAGTATCATAGATTTCTTTGGCGCTTTTAAATTTAATATCGCATTATCGGATCTATTTGTCATTCTTTTAGGGATTATATATCTAATTGATATTCGTCAGTTTCGTTTTAAAAAGGATTTTCCACATTGGTGGTATTTCTTTTTGCTTTTAGTGGCATTATTTATCTCTAATATAGCGGCTCTATGCTTTAAAGATATCAATGCAGTAGGGACAATGGGAATTGTCAGCGAAATAATCAAATTTTTGATTATTGGAGTTTATTTTTTTGTAGGATATAATAGTTTTTCTGATCAGAAAAGTTTCAATAAAATAATAAAGATTTGGATAATTGGTTTATGGCTGAATATAATGTTAGGATTATTGGTACAATTCAACTATTTCCTAGGTAATAATATTTTATGGCATAATACTATTTCTACTAATGATCGATTTTTAGGCGGATTTACAGATGCAAATCTTGCTGGAACGTATTTAACTTTATCATTTTTTATAGTTATTATTTTTATAAAATTATATCGTAGCAAGATTTATCAGTTAGTAGGATTTATAACGTTAGTATTAACTGTATTTTGTATTTTCATGACTCAATCTAGAGGATCTTTAGCAGGATTTTTAGTTGCATTAGGCTTATATACCTTATGGAATATAAAGAAATTATATAAACTTGTTATTCTAATTTTACCATTATTGTTAATAGTATATTTTGGATTTGTGGATGTAGATTATACTCTTTTTGATGAAAGTTTGTTAACTAGTATTGAAGAGCGATTAGAATCAGCTATTCAAGGAGAAGGACAGTTTTTGATCCGAAAGAATCTTTCTTTAGCCTCTTTACGAATGGGATTGGATCATCCTTTGTTAGGAGTAGGGAGAGGAAATTTCATACTGAATTCTAAACCCTATATTGATGAACTTTATGATAAAAGAGACGATTTTATATATAACGAAAGTATTCGGAGTCTGCCTCACAATACTTTTGCAGGTATTTTTGCAGAGATGGGATTAATTGGACTTACTATATTTAGTTCTATTTTTATCTTGCTCTTGTATAAGATGTGGAATAATAAAAACAAAATCAACACAGTATTCTTTTTTGCATTAATTGGTTTTGGAATTCAATCCTTAGTACTTTCATTGGAGAATTTTAGAGGATTATGGTTGTTGATGGGGATATTATTTATTTTGCAGGAGATAGACATTGATATTTCTGAGGAAGTACAAGGCGTAAATATAAATCGAGGAGTAATAGCTTACGGAGTTATTTCTCTTATGGTTTTTAGTGGATTGTATATAGATGTAGCAAGGAAGATTCCTAAGAAAATAGTGGTTGGTGACGAGGAGTTAGTTTATAGTATTGATGCCAAGGAACAAAACCAAACCTATTTGCTGGAGTATAGCTTGGAAGATAAAGCGAAGGATGGGACAACTTGTATTCAGGTATATGAAAAATTTCCTGATGGGACAGAATCCTTACTTTATCAGTATCAGTATACAAATGCAAATGGAATAGGGAAGTTATCGTTAGAACGGAGTAAAAATGTTAATAATTATATCATTAAATTGAAGGGTATATATAATAATGAAAATGAATACGGAAAAATTAAGCTTAGTTCTTTGCGATATAAAATAGGGGATAAAGTATATCCTTTACATGAATATAAATATATGCCTACTTGGCTAGAAAAAATATTTATTCAGAAGCAATGGATTTGGAAAAAAGACATCAAATATTCCATTGTAGAAAAATCATTTCCTGTGTGGTTATCTGAAAATATTCAATTACATGACATAAAAGTAAACAATGAAGATATTACTTTCTATATGAGCTCCCAAGCACTGGTACAAGAGGATAAAAGTCTAATATTAGAATATCAAGTAGATAATATTAATAAATCTCTCAGCGAGAATCATAGTTTTATGAGAACGTATTTGATTAATCCTAAAACTAGCACTTGGGAAATTGGAAAGGAATATGAATTCACAATACCTCTGGAAGGCAGTGGAGAAGATTATAAACTTCAAGCTTACTTAAATGGAAGCAATGATAAAAAATTTCCGATAGGAATATTCACTCCTGATAGTGACTCTTTAGTAGATTATCTCAATGCAGTCACACATAATCAACTTGTATTAATATCTATTAAGGATGAGGGAACGGTTGGATTAACTCCTGAAGTTACTGACGCTATGAGAAAACTAGGATTTGAGTGTTTACTTAAAGGGAAATATCGTTGGTCATATTTAGCTATTGGGGGAAAAATAGAGGGTATTGGAGTCATAGAATCCTTAGATGATGCGGCATTGGAGTTGAAATTAAATAAAGGAAGTAAACTTGGAAATATTACTATTCCTTTTGAACTTCATATGAAAAGTGCAGGATTTGATACAGGAAATATATCCAGTATTGTTATTGATGGACATGAGTATTCTCAAAATGAAAGAGGAATGAATATAGTAGTTTATGATTTGAATAAAAAGGAAGTAGTAGATAGTACGTATTTCGATACGCATTTATCTATATATAGGTAA
- a CDS encoding sugar transferase, with protein MMMSTRYVYGIPVTVSFLVEICYNNLDDFMRRGFSVNQKKINFIKGNMIVIDIIATIVSFFIAYWIRDYFFVEQYGRLQGINHYIWVLWVIIPLWPILLGMFMVYDLYKDGKVYSTVNIIFKFLPAVVIGELALASTFYFMGDNTISRLFYGIFGIVNLLVLWIDKILVKLLWKSIFKSKNYHARVVVVGTEDRAEQFGMYIKKRPDLLVNIVGYVQVENNIHKKKINDKEILGKLDDLIDIIKANVVDEVIFALPRDYIGNIEEYILECESMGITVHMVMDLYDLKVAKTEVDTIGTFPVLTFYTVSFSPLELALKRILDIVGAIVGLLITGLVCIFVIPAIKLESPGPVFFSQYRVGRNGRKFKFYKFRSMYQDAEERKKELMKYNEMKGYMFKMKDDPRITKVGKFLRNTSLDELPQFWNVLKGDMSLVGTRPPTVDEVEHYETYHRRRISIKPGLTGMWQVSGRSDIEDFEEVVKLDVEYIDNWSIWLDIKILFMTVFAVLKRKGSR; from the coding sequence ATGATGATGAGTACAAGATATGTCTATGGAATACCTGTGACAGTTTCATTTTTAGTAGAAATCTGTTATAATAACTTGGATGATTTTATGAGGAGAGGGTTTAGCGTGAATCAAAAGAAGATAAATTTCATTAAAGGAAATATGATAGTTATTGATATCATCGCTACGATTGTATCATTTTTTATAGCTTATTGGATAAGAGACTATTTCTTTGTAGAACAGTATGGACGACTGCAGGGGATAAATCATTATATTTGGGTATTATGGGTGATCATACCCCTATGGCCTATATTATTAGGCATGTTTATGGTATATGATTTATATAAGGATGGAAAAGTTTATTCTACAGTAAATATTATTTTTAAATTTCTACCTGCTGTAGTGATAGGAGAACTAGCTTTGGCATCTACTTTTTATTTTATGGGAGACAATACTATTAGCCGATTATTTTATGGTATTTTTGGTATTGTTAATTTATTAGTTCTTTGGATAGATAAAATTTTAGTAAAACTACTTTGGAAGTCTATTTTTAAGAGTAAAAATTACCATGCGAGAGTAGTTGTTGTAGGAACGGAAGACAGAGCAGAGCAATTTGGTATGTATATTAAAAAAAGACCGGATTTACTGGTTAATATTGTAGGCTATGTTCAAGTAGAGAATAATATTCATAAGAAAAAAATTAACGATAAAGAAATATTAGGGAAATTAGATGATTTAATTGATATTATTAAGGCAAATGTGGTAGATGAAGTCATATTTGCTCTTCCAAGAGATTATATAGGAAATATTGAAGAGTATATCTTGGAATGTGAGAGCATGGGGATAACGGTTCATATGGTTATGGATTTATATGACTTAAAAGTAGCTAAAACAGAAGTGGACACTATTGGCACTTTCCCCGTTTTGACTTTTTATACTGTAAGTTTTAGTCCTTTAGAGTTAGCCTTAAAAAGGATATTAGATATTGTCGGTGCTATTGTAGGGTTGCTTATCACAGGTTTAGTTTGTATATTTGTTATACCTGCTATTAAGTTGGAATCCCCAGGTCCTGTATTTTTTTCTCAGTATAGAGTAGGGAGAAATGGTAGAAAATTTAAATTTTATAAGTTTCGCTCCATGTATCAAGATGCTGAAGAGAGAAAAAAAGAATTAATGAAATATAATGAGATGAAGGGCTATATGTTTAAGATGAAAGATGATCCTCGTATTACGAAAGTAGGTAAGTTTCTCCGCAATACGAGTTTAGATGAACTGCCTCAATTTTGGAATGTGCTAAAAGGAGATATGAGCCTTGTAGGGACAAGGCCTCCTACTGTAGATGAAGTGGAACATTACGAAACTTATCATAGAAGAAGAATTAGTATAAAGCCGGGACTGACTGGAATGTGGCAGGTTAGTGGAAGAAGTGACATAGAGGATTTTGAAGAAGTTGTGAAGCTGGATGTAGAGTATATTGATAATTGGTCTATTTGGTTGGATATTAAAATACTATTTATGACAGTTTTTGCGGTACTAAAACGAAAAGGTTCCAGATAG
- a CDS encoding mannose-1-phosphate guanylyltransferase — translation MKKFAVIMAGGGGTRFWPLSRQASPKQILNLSGNDVMINETINRVNLLVPYYQTLIVTNQVQEEIMQEVIIKEIPKKNILLEPLGRNTAPCIGYAAMVLRKREQDALMCVLPSDHFIKNESEFVKVLDKCFGLAETTNNLITIGIKPTFPCTGYGYIHMGKEIDSNVYEVEEFVEKPNIQKAREYLESGKFLWNSGMFVWKASTILDNIKRFLPKLYDKLLELEQYIDTEKEAKALADIYPQMQSISIDYGIMERSNEVLVVPGDFGWNDVGSWDSLGSIYEADERGNIIIGDHIHIDTTNTIAYGKEHLIAALGVDNLIIVHTSDATLVCPKDRAQDVKLIVDELKAKNRNDLL, via the coding sequence ATGAAGAAATTTGCAGTTATTATGGCAGGTGGCGGAGGCACTCGTTTTTGGCCTTTATCAAGACAAGCTTCTCCCAAACAAATACTCAATCTAAGTGGAAATGATGTGATGATTAATGAGACCATTAATCGTGTTAATCTTCTAGTGCCTTATTATCAAACCTTAATCGTAACCAATCAAGTTCAGGAAGAAATCATGCAAGAAGTTATTATTAAAGAAATTCCTAAAAAAAATATTTTATTGGAACCTTTGGGCAGAAATACAGCTCCTTGTATTGGTTATGCCGCAATGGTGTTAAGAAAAAGGGAACAGGATGCATTAATGTGCGTACTTCCTTCTGATCATTTTATTAAGAATGAATCAGAATTTGTAAAAGTGCTGGACAAATGTTTTGGATTAGCAGAAACTACTAATAATCTGATTACTATTGGTATTAAGCCAACTTTTCCTTGTACAGGGTATGGTTATATTCATATGGGAAAAGAAATAGATTCAAATGTCTATGAAGTTGAAGAGTTTGTAGAAAAGCCAAATATTCAAAAGGCCAGGGAATATTTAGAAAGTGGTAAGTTCTTATGGAATAGTGGAATGTTTGTATGGAAAGCTTCTACTATTTTAGATAATATCAAGAGATTTTTACCCAAGCTCTATGATAAACTGTTAGAATTAGAGCAATATATTGATACGGAGAAAGAAGCAAAGGCTCTTGCTGACATTTATCCTCAAATGCAAAGCATTTCCATAGATTATGGTATTATGGAAAGAAGCAATGAAGTCCTTGTTGTTCCAGGAGATTTTGGATGGAACGATGTGGGCAGTTGGGATAGCCTTGGCAGTATTTATGAAGCAGATGAGCGTGGTAATATTATTATTGGTGACCATATTCATATTGATACGACAAATACCATTGCCTATGGAAAAGAGCATTTAATTGCTGCTTTAGGAGTAGATAATCTTATTATTGTTCACACCTCTGATGCTACTTTGGTTTGCCCAAAAGATAGGGCACAGGATGTTAAGCTGATAGTAGATGAGTTAAAGGCTAAAAATAGAAATGATTTATTATAA
- a CDS encoding nucleoside-diphosphate sugar epimerase/dehydratase — protein sequence MKHNIRKIGIFSIDIILINLSIVIAYYLRFGRRMPVDYLKVYFQMAVFVTFVKLFVFYYMGLYRPIWKYAGIDEIINLFFMVCIANGIIIVGIYLLSLKVPRSIYVIATMIDLLFIGGTRFIKQIYNRLTFQENIFVKRKRKRVMIIGAGEAGGLLIQSFKNHPSSNRIPICLVDDDSHKLRRKINGVPVLGNRDMISLLAYGKKIDEIIIAIPSINKKDLAEIIHECKKTQCTIKILPSINEIKEFTGNIQDVLLQKMRQVNIEDLLGREPVDLNIEEVSSYIENKVVLVTGAGGSIGSELCRNIGKFNPSLLVMLDISEENLYNLENEWKIHYPNIAYQTIIASVREEERLMRVFNTYHPDIVFHAAAHKHVPLMEKNPGEAIKNNVLGTWNLVKVAHLAKVKRFILISTDKAVNPTNVMGATKRLCEMIIQGINGISSTEFVAVRFGNVLGSSGSVIPLFKKQIEQGGPVTVTHPDIIRYFMLIPEAAQLVIQAGAMAKGGEIFVLDMGEPVKIDKLARDLIRLSGFKPDEDIKIEYTGLRPGEKLYEELLMAEEGLNNTKYQKIYIAKPMKITIQELEEKIRILEEVIDKDDKEIIRALQAVVPTYHVGSN from the coding sequence ATGAAACACAACATAAGAAAGATAGGAATTTTTAGTATAGATATTATTTTAATTAATTTATCCATTGTGATTGCATACTATCTGAGATTTGGCCGCAGAATGCCTGTTGATTACCTCAAGGTTTATTTTCAAATGGCTGTTTTTGTGACATTTGTAAAGTTATTTGTGTTTTATTATATGGGGTTATATCGACCTATTTGGAAATATGCTGGAATTGATGAAATTATTAATTTGTTTTTTATGGTGTGTATTGCCAATGGAATAATTATTGTCGGCATTTATCTCTTGAGTTTAAAAGTTCCTCGTTCGATTTATGTGATAGCCACTATGATTGATCTATTATTTATTGGAGGAACGAGATTTATAAAGCAGATTTATAATAGATTAACTTTCCAGGAAAATATCTTTGTGAAAAGAAAAAGAAAAAGAGTTATGATTATCGGAGCAGGAGAAGCGGGAGGACTTTTGATACAAAGCTTTAAAAATCACCCTTCATCCAATCGTATTCCCATTTGTCTGGTGGATGATGATTCTCATAAATTAAGGAGAAAGATCAATGGAGTCCCTGTATTGGGAAATAGAGATATGATTTCACTTCTAGCCTATGGTAAAAAGATTGATGAGATTATTATAGCTATTCCTTCTATTAATAAAAAGGATTTGGCAGAGATTATTCATGAGTGTAAAAAGACCCAATGTACTATTAAAATTCTTCCTTCCATTAATGAAATTAAAGAGTTTACTGGAAATATTCAGGACGTATTGCTCCAAAAAATGAGACAAGTAAATATTGAAGATTTACTTGGAAGAGAGCCAGTGGACTTAAACATTGAGGAAGTTTCCAGCTATATTGAAAATAAAGTTGTCTTAGTGACAGGGGCAGGAGGTTCTATAGGCTCCGAGCTCTGCAGAAACATTGGGAAATTTAATCCTAGTCTGTTAGTGATGCTGGATATTTCAGAAGAAAACTTATATAACTTAGAAAACGAATGGAAGATTCATTATCCTAATATTGCATATCAAACAATTATTGCCAGTGTTAGGGAAGAAGAAAGACTTATGAGGGTCTTTAATACCTATCATCCTGATATAGTATTTCATGCTGCTGCCCATAAACATGTTCCGTTGATGGAAAAGAATCCGGGAGAAGCAATTAAAAACAATGTTCTAGGCACATGGAATTTAGTCAAGGTTGCTCATTTAGCAAAGGTAAAACGCTTTATATTAATTTCTACGGATAAAGCCGTAAATCCCACCAATGTTATGGGAGCAACCAAGAGACTCTGTGAAATGATTATTCAAGGGATTAATGGAATAAGCAGCACAGAATTTGTTGCTGTACGTTTTGGCAATGTTTTAGGAAGCAGCGGCAGTGTAATTCCGCTGTTTAAAAAGCAAATAGAGCAGGGGGGACCTGTTACGGTTACCCATCCAGATATTATACGATACTTTATGCTAATACCTGAAGCAGCTCAATTGGTTATTCAGGCAGGAGCTATGGCAAAGGGTGGAGAAATATTTGTATTGGATATGGGAGAACCGGTTAAAATCGATAAACTGGCAAGGGATTTGATTCGTTTATCGGGATTTAAACCGGATGAAGACATCAAGATTGAATATACCGGACTCAGGCCAGGGGAGAAACTTTATGAAGAGCTTCTAATGGCCGAAGAAGGACTCAATAATACGAAGTATCAAAAGATATATATTGCAAAGCCAATGAAGATAACAATACAAGAATTAGAAGAAAAGATTCGAATTCTTGAAGAAGTAATAGATAAAGATGATAAGGAAATTATTAGAGCTCTGCAAGCAGTTGTGCCTACGTACCATGTAGGATCTAATTAA
- a CDS encoding nucleotidyltransferase domain-containing protein: MYLPEEYKKIIVDFLKKEFNPKFIYLFGSFAKGEGREDSDIDLAIYTDASINSYDLLYVRIVSLLK, encoded by the coding sequence ATGTATCTGCCAGAGGAATATAAAAAAATAATTGTTGACTTTTTGAAAAAAGAATTTAATCCTAAATTTATCTATCTATTTGGCTCCTTTGCAAAAGGGGAAGGACGGGAAGATAGCGATATAGATTTGGCTATTTATACGGATGCTTCTATCAATTCATATGACCTTTTATATGTGCGAATCGTCTCTCTTTTGAAGTGA
- a CDS encoding nucleotidyltransferase family protein: MRLTINEVTAIKKVVHSLDPQAKIYLFGSRVDDSKRGGDIDLLIFSNQLNQEDISKIKYNLWDEIGEQKIDILIAKDTSHPFTRIVLKESILL, encoded by the coding sequence TTGAGATTAACGATAAACGAAGTTACGGCTATTAAAAAGGTAGTACATTCTTTAGATCCACAAGCGAAGATATATCTTTTCGGTTCCAGGGTAGATGATAGTAAACGTGGTGGAGATATTGATTTATTGATTTTTTCTAATCAGTTAAATCAAGAGGATATTTCTAAAATAAAATATAATTTATGGGATGAAATAGGTGAACAGAAAATTGACATATTGATTGCAAAAGATACATCCCATCCATTTACAAGAATTGTTTTAAAGGAGAGCATACTATTATGA
- a CDS encoding HD-GYP domain-containing protein, giving the protein MWSHVKKIKKYQLLIFSYLLSIAVAFIVYINGGTNTAYPYFMNIPIILATFTNGKIRGFIHAIISGLLLGPYMPLFVDSNTMQKPLNWVIRLIFFLLMSLVIGFLSDYSKKEYEIKNSITKEISDSHMATIYALVKLSESRDDETGTHIERVSILCKLLTEKLLYLSKYAEYIDNHFIDNIFKASALHDIGKVGIPDNILLKPGKLTAEEFEVIKQHTIIGANTLLDVQKKYPNNKFLDFGIVISYYHHEKWNGKGYPCGLSKEAIPLPARIMALVDVYDALRSKRVYKEAYSHEESVEIIKEGRGTHFDPEIVDVFLENEKEFKDAFERISMNLEV; this is encoded by the coding sequence ATGTGGAGTCATGTAAAAAAAATTAAAAAGTACCAACTGCTCATCTTCTCATATCTGCTTTCCATTGCAGTTGCTTTTATCGTGTACATTAACGGTGGAACCAATACTGCATACCCTTACTTTATGAATATACCAATTATTTTAGCTACATTCACCAATGGTAAGATAAGAGGGTTTATTCATGCTATAATAAGCGGATTATTGTTGGGTCCATATATGCCCTTATTTGTCGACTCCAATACTATGCAAAAACCTCTTAATTGGGTTATTAGGCTGATATTCTTTTTATTAATGTCCTTAGTCATCGGTTTTCTCTCAGACTATTCAAAGAAAGAATATGAAATAAAAAACAGTATCACAAAAGAAATCTCTGACTCCCATATGGCAACTATCTATGCCTTAGTTAAATTATCTGAATCCAGAGATGATGAAACAGGAACACATATCGAAAGAGTGTCTATATTATGCAAACTTCTAACAGAAAAATTGCTTTATTTGTCAAAATACGCTGAGTATATAGATAATCACTTTATAGATAATATCTTTAAAGCCAGTGCATTACACGATATAGGCAAAGTAGGCATTCCAGACAATATTCTTCTAAAACCAGGGAAACTAACTGCTGAAGAATTTGAAGTCATCAAACAGCATACAATAATCGGAGCCAATACTTTATTAGACGTCCAGAAAAAATATCCTAACAATAAATTTTTAGATTTTGGAATAGTGATCTCTTATTATCATCATGAAAAATGGAACGGAAAAGGATATCCCTGCGGTTTATCAAAAGAAGCAATTCCCCTTCCTGCACGGATTATGGCTCTTGTAGACGTATACGATGCACTACGCTCAAAAAGAGTCTACAAAGAAGCCTACAGCCATGAAGAAAGTGTAGAAATCATAAAAGAAGGTAGAGGCACCCATTTTGATCCGGAAATTGTAGACGTATTTTTAGAAAACGAAAAAGAATTTAAAGATGCATTTGAAAGAATATCAATGAATCTTGAGGTCTAA
- a CDS encoding glycosyltransferase family 4 protein, with amino-acid sequence MKKVLLIASVDFHFTSFHIPYIKYFQQRGVEVHIAAKSGERTKELEALGVIFHHIDFSRSPYSPKLFRAFFDLKELMSREKFDLIHVHTPVAAFLGRLAARSTKTEPVLYTAHGFHFYKGAPVLNWLIYYPMEKIAARWTHGLITINREDYERGKHFNLKRKNGLFYVHGVGLSLEEYFIPQNFDQERHKEKMGFRKNDKIVVCVGEFTRNKNQQQVIDAMHEAVKIDPDIHVLFVGTGEQEEKLKKYVKQLNLSKNIHFLGYRRDIPEILWAGDAFILTSRREGLPRAMMEAMAAGLPIIATDIRGNRDLISHGQEGYLVPIGDIEKTKEAILQILKDSKQVEVMKYKVKEKIKIYSIESILKEMDQIYKTFINI; translated from the coding sequence ATGAAAAAAGTTTTATTAATTGCCAGTGTGGATTTTCATTTTACATCTTTTCATATACCCTATATAAAATACTTTCAACAGCGGGGCGTGGAAGTACATATTGCTGCAAAATCGGGAGAAAGAACTAAAGAATTAGAAGCATTAGGAGTTATTTTCCATCATATAGATTTTTCTAGGTCCCCATATTCCCCAAAATTATTTCGTGCTTTTTTTGATTTGAAAGAGCTGATGTCAAGAGAGAAGTTTGATTTAATCCATGTTCATACCCCTGTGGCTGCTTTTCTAGGACGCCTTGCAGCCAGGAGTACAAAGACGGAGCCTGTTTTATATACTGCCCACGGTTTTCATTTCTATAAAGGTGCACCTGTATTGAATTGGCTTATTTATTATCCTATGGAGAAAATAGCAGCTCGATGGACCCACGGACTGATTACGATTAATAGAGAAGATTACGAAAGGGGAAAGCACTTTAATCTTAAAAGAAAGAATGGCTTGTTCTATGTCCATGGCGTAGGACTTTCTTTGGAAGAGTATTTCATTCCTCAAAATTTTGATCAAGAAAGGCATAAAGAAAAAATGGGTTTTAGAAAGAATGATAAAATAGTGGTTTGTGTTGGGGAGTTTACGAGGAATAAGAATCAACAACAAGTTATTGATGCAATGCATGAAGCAGTAAAAATTGATCCTGATATTCATGTGCTTTTTGTAGGGACAGGAGAACAAGAAGAAAAGTTAAAGAAGTATGTAAAGCAGTTGAATTTATCTAAGAATATACATTTTCTCGGCTACAGGAGAGATATTCCAGAAATCTTATGGGCCGGAGATGCATTTATCCTGACGTCCAGACGAGAAGGCTTGCCAAGAGCCATGATGGAAGCCATGGCAGCAGGACTGCCGATTATTGCTACGGATATAAGGGGCAATAGAGATTTAATAAGCCATGGTCAAGAAGGGTATCTGGTGCCAATAGGGGATATCGAAAAAACAAAGGAAGCAATTTTACAAATCTTGAAAGATTCTAAACAAGTCGAAGTAATGAAGTATAAAGTAAAAGAAAAAATAAAAATCTATTCTATAGAGAGCATCCTTAAAGAAATGGATCAAATATATAAAACCTTTATTAATATTTAA